The following proteins are co-located in the Dietzia timorensis genome:
- a CDS encoding arsenic resistance protein: MQMSVEWMERHEVALYVAGPAIGAVVGLAWPVVAYPAELAIHPVLALLLYATFLGIPFGRIGHAFRDWRFLAAILVVNFVLVPAVVWLLSGIVAHDQVLLVGVLFVLLTPCIDYVIVFAGLAGGDEEKLLAAAPLLMLTQMLLLPLYLWLFVGAEFVGSVEFAPFVEAFVLIIALPLVGAALTQLSAARSRAARRVEQAVMGAMVPLMVATLAVVVASQIARVSARLGSLLLAVPVYVLFAAVMVPVGMLAGRVAGLDVPGRRAIVFIGATRNSLVVLPLVLALPAAFDLAPLVVVTQTLVELVVMVVFVRLIPWIIRVAHDPAIGPAKSVS, from the coding sequence ATGCAGATGAGCGTGGAATGGATGGAGCGGCACGAGGTCGCGCTCTATGTCGCGGGGCCGGCGATCGGGGCCGTCGTCGGGCTGGCCTGGCCCGTGGTCGCCTACCCGGCCGAGCTGGCGATCCACCCAGTGCTCGCGCTGCTGCTCTACGCCACGTTCCTCGGCATCCCGTTCGGCAGAATCGGGCACGCCTTCCGCGACTGGCGCTTCCTTGCCGCGATCCTCGTCGTGAACTTCGTGCTGGTGCCCGCCGTCGTCTGGCTGCTGTCGGGGATCGTGGCCCACGACCAGGTACTCCTCGTCGGCGTGCTGTTCGTGCTGCTGACCCCGTGCATCGACTACGTGATCGTCTTCGCCGGGCTTGCCGGCGGCGACGAGGAGAAGCTCTTGGCAGCCGCCCCGCTGCTGATGCTCACCCAGATGCTCCTGCTGCCGCTGTACCTATGGCTGTTCGTCGGAGCGGAGTTCGTGGGGTCCGTGGAGTTCGCGCCGTTCGTCGAGGCCTTCGTGCTCATCATCGCCCTGCCCCTCGTGGGCGCGGCGCTGACCCAGCTGTCCGCGGCCAGATCGCGCGCCGCGCGCAGGGTCGAACAGGCGGTCATGGGCGCGATGGTGCCGCTCATGGTCGCCACGCTCGCGGTCGTCGTCGCCTCGCAGATCGCTCGCGTGAGCGCGCGGCTCGGCTCTCTGCTCCTCGCGGTGCCGGTCTACGTCCTCTTCGCCGCCGTGATGGTGCCGGTCGGGATGCTGGCGGGCAGAGTCGCGGGCCTCGACGTGCCCGGCAGACGGGCGATCGTGTTCATCGGCGCGACCCGGAACTCACTCGTCGTGCTGCCGCTGGTGCTCGCGCTGCCCGCGGCGTTCGACCTCGCTCCCCTCGTGGTCGTCACGCAGACCCTGGTCGAGCTGGTCGTCATGGTGGTTTTCGTGCGACTGATCCCGTGGATCATCCGCGTGGCTCACGATCCCGCGATAGGACCGGCGAAGTCCGTGTCGTAG
- a CDS encoding MerR family transcriptional regulator — MKISEVAERSGVPASTLRYYERLGFLAARRSPNGYRDFDEGHLERLDFIASAKRLGLELPEIRRLLELADTGTCTGVKVALQPLLAEQIAAVERQISIPTALQEQLSAAQAHVDDCPDSDEQCRSECAFRAFARTAPVPDQ; from the coding sequence ATGAAGATCTCCGAGGTCGCCGAGCGCAGCGGAGTGCCGGCGAGCACGCTGCGCTACTACGAGCGCCTCGGCTTCCTCGCGGCGCGCCGGAGCCCGAACGGATACCGGGACTTCGACGAGGGCCACCTCGAGCGGCTCGACTTCATCGCTTCAGCCAAGCGGCTCGGACTCGAACTGCCCGAGATCCGCCGCCTCTTGGAGCTCGCCGACACGGGCACCTGCACCGGCGTCAAGGTCGCGCTGCAGCCGCTGCTGGCCGAGCAGATCGCCGCCGTCGAACGGCAGATCAGCATCCCGACCGCACTCCAGGAACAACTGAGCGCGGCGCAGGCCCACGTCGACGACTGCCCGGACAGCGACGAGCAGTGCCGGTCCGAGTGCGCGTTCCGGGCCTTCGCACGGACCGCGCCGGTGCCCGATCAGTAA
- the cmtR gene encoding Cd(II)/Pb(II)-sensing metalloregulatory transcriptional regulator CmtR → MLTIASRLDVMNRLGRAMADPTRSRILMTLLDGPSYPAVLSRELELTRSNVSNHLTCLRDCGIVVAEPEGRQTRYEIADPHLAAALTALVDVTLAVDEHAPCVDAECTVPGCCGTGAGA, encoded by the coding sequence ATGCTGACTATTGCTTCGCGTCTTGACGTCATGAACCGGCTCGGCCGGGCCATGGCGGACCCGACGCGCTCCCGGATCCTGATGACCCTGCTGGACGGGCCGAGCTACCCGGCCGTGCTCTCGCGCGAGCTGGAGCTGACGCGCTCGAACGTGTCGAACCATCTGACCTGTCTTCGTGACTGCGGGATCGTGGTCGCCGAGCCCGAGGGGCGGCAGACGCGCTACGAGATCGCCGACCCGCACCTCGCGGCGGCGCTCACGGCGCTGGTGGACGTGACGCTGGCCGTGGACGAGCACGCGCCGTGCGTGGACGCCGAGTGCACGGTGCCGGGCTGCTGCGGGACGGGAGCGGGCGCGTGA
- a CDS encoding heavy metal translocating P-type ATPase, with amino-acid sequence MSAACGCDEPETRVGEEAEEERERPWWRDRGIMFPVFSGVAFGTGLVLEWAGAESPALVAFWIGLLLGASTFTPGAIRKLFKGKLGIGLLMTISAVGAVILGYVEEAAALAFLYSIAEALEDKAMDRARGGLRALLKLVPETATIPQNGASVEVAAKDLAVGQLMLVRPGERIATDGIVRTGRSSLDTSAITGESIPVEVEPGDAVSAGAINTAGALEVETTAAGTDNSLTTIVELVEQAQAEKGDRARLADRIARPLVPGVLILAALVAIIGSLLGDPELWITRALVVLVAASPCALAISVPLTVVAAIGSASRFGVIIKSGAVFERFGVIRHVAVDKTGTLTRNEPAVTAVLTADGVDEALALAWAAALEQHSTHPLAAAITAASPGAPAALDVTEQAGHGIEGILDGARVTVGSPRWLDAGTLKDRVAGLEEQGMTVVILHRDDVPVAAIGVRDELRPEVPEVVRTLAAQGVGATMLTGDNARTARALAVQAGIEDVCAELRPEDKATAISELGRHGSVAMIGDGINDAPALAAADIGIAMGATGSDAAIESADVAFTGHDLRLLPRAFDHARRGRHIINQNIILSLLIITALLPLALFGVLGLAAVVLVHEIAEVIVILNGLRAARTRKTAS; translated from the coding sequence GTGAGCGCGGCGTGCGGCTGCGACGAGCCGGAGACCCGGGTCGGTGAGGAGGCCGAGGAGGAGCGGGAGCGTCCGTGGTGGCGCGACCGCGGGATCATGTTCCCGGTGTTCTCCGGCGTCGCCTTCGGAACCGGTCTGGTCCTGGAATGGGCAGGGGCGGAGAGCCCGGCGCTGGTGGCGTTCTGGATCGGCCTGCTGCTGGGCGCGTCGACGTTCACGCCCGGCGCGATCCGCAAGCTCTTCAAGGGCAAGCTGGGCATCGGGCTGCTGATGACGATCAGCGCGGTCGGCGCGGTCATCCTCGGCTACGTCGAGGAGGCCGCAGCGTTGGCGTTCTTGTACTCGATCGCCGAGGCGCTGGAGGACAAGGCGATGGACCGCGCCCGCGGCGGGCTGCGGGCGCTGCTCAAGCTGGTCCCGGAGACCGCGACCATCCCGCAGAACGGCGCGTCCGTGGAGGTCGCTGCGAAGGATCTGGCCGTTGGGCAGCTGATGCTCGTGCGGCCGGGTGAGCGGATCGCGACCGACGGGATCGTCCGCACGGGTCGGTCGAGCCTGGACACCTCGGCGATCACCGGGGAGTCGATCCCGGTGGAGGTCGAGCCCGGCGACGCGGTGTCGGCCGGGGCGATCAACACCGCCGGTGCCCTGGAGGTCGAGACGACCGCGGCGGGCACCGACAACTCGCTGACCACGATCGTGGAGCTGGTGGAGCAGGCGCAGGCCGAGAAGGGCGACCGCGCCCGCCTGGCCGACCGCATCGCCCGGCCGCTCGTGCCCGGCGTGCTGATCCTCGCCGCCCTCGTCGCGATCATCGGCTCGCTGCTGGGCGACCCGGAGCTGTGGATCACCCGCGCCCTCGTGGTGCTCGTCGCCGCGTCGCCGTGCGCGCTGGCGATCTCCGTTCCGCTGACCGTGGTCGCCGCGATCGGCTCGGCGAGCAGGTTCGGCGTGATCATCAAGTCCGGCGCGGTCTTCGAGCGGTTCGGCGTGATCCGCCACGTCGCCGTCGACAAGACCGGCACCCTCACCCGCAACGAGCCCGCCGTCACCGCCGTCCTCACCGCCGACGGGGTGGACGAGGCGCTGGCATTGGCGTGGGCGGCGGCGCTGGAGCAGCACAGCACCCACCCGCTGGCCGCCGCGATCACCGCCGCCTCGCCCGGGGCCCCCGCCGCCTTGGACGTGACCGAGCAGGCCGGGCACGGGATCGAGGGCATCCTCGACGGGGCCCGGGTCACCGTCGGCAGCCCTCGATGGCTCGACGCGGGAACGCTCAAGGACCGGGTCGCGGGCCTGGAGGAGCAGGGCATGACCGTCGTGATCCTGCACCGCGACGACGTCCCGGTCGCCGCGATCGGGGTCCGCGACGAGCTGCGCCCCGAGGTCCCCGAGGTGGTCCGCACCCTCGCCGCGCAGGGCGTCGGGGCGACCATGCTCACCGGCGACAACGCCCGCACCGCCCGGGCGCTGGCCGTGCAGGCCGGGATCGAGGACGTGTGCGCCGAGCTGCGTCCCGAGGACAAGGCCACCGCGATCAGCGAGCTGGGCAGGCACGGCTCGGTCGCGATGATCGGCGACGGCATCAACGACGCCCCCGCCCTGGCCGCCGCGGACATCGGCATCGCGATGGGCGCGACCGGCTCCGACGCCGCGATCGAGTCCGCCGACGTCGCCTTCACCGGCCACGACCTCCGTCTGCTCCCGCGCGCGTTCGACCACGCCCGCCGCGGCAGGCACATCATCAACCAGAACATCATCCTGTCCCTGCTGATCATCACCGCGCTGCTGCCGCTGGCCCTGTTCGGCGTGCTCGGCCTCGCAGCGGTGGTGCTCGTGCACGAGATCGCCGAGGTGATAGTGATCCTCAACGGGCTCCGCGCCGCCAGGACGAGGAAGACCGCCTCGTGA
- a CDS encoding signal peptidase II produces MNVLDAVETADAGVADEKAPPPPTRRAVGAALAVGALGLALDQGTKALAGARLTPGERVPLLGDVFGLSLVYNPGAAFSLGAGSTWVFTAVGVLASVAVVVFAVRLRGLRWGLALGMTLGGAVGNLVDRIGNPPAIAQGHVTDFLAYGSLFVGNVADVFVVAGVGLVCLNLASPRPGENHRARNAQP; encoded by the coding sequence GTGAACGTGCTGGATGCCGTCGAGACGGCTGACGCCGGCGTCGCGGACGAGAAGGCCCCGCCTCCTCCCACCCGGCGGGCGGTCGGCGCAGCTCTCGCCGTCGGCGCGCTCGGCCTCGCTCTGGACCAGGGGACGAAGGCCCTCGCGGGCGCGCGGCTGACGCCGGGCGAACGGGTCCCGCTGCTCGGCGACGTGTTCGGCCTGTCCCTGGTCTACAACCCCGGGGCCGCGTTCTCGCTCGGCGCGGGATCGACGTGGGTCTTCACGGCCGTCGGCGTCCTCGCTTCAGTGGCGGTGGTCGTGTTCGCCGTGCGCCTACGGGGCTTGCGGTGGGGCCTTGCCCTGGGCATGACCCTCGGCGGTGCAGTCGGCAACCTCGTCGACCGGATCGGTAACCCGCCCGCGATCGCTCAAGGGCACGTCACGGACTTCCTCGCCTACGGGAGCCTCTTCGTCGGGAACGTCGCGGACGTCTTCGTGGTCGCCGGTGTCGGCCTGGTCTGCCTGAACCTCGCCTCGCCGAGGCCAGGCGAGAATCACCGCGCACGAAATGCCCAGCCGTGA
- a CDS encoding cytochrome c biogenesis CcdA family protein, translating to MGGLLALAFAAGMIAPVNPCGFALLPAWITHALGDAASSPAPVRLLRSLRAGLAVTIGFAGTLALAGIAVSAGARSLIQAAPALGLAVGVVLVLFGAAMLAGRSFSLRLPGIPSRVTARPPSTARMVVFGVGYAAASLSCTFGVFLAVVAQAQATASFAGLLLVFAVYAAGSASVLLLVAVTAAAAGTALSRRIASLARYGPRVTAAVLILTGAYLAWYWYPAVTGDASAFGRTNAVAAVATSVSDWVQGHVGVVTGVSVAAVFVALLLGTLAGRRPMSIWKAKGDCCDAEQAHSADDRPSATTE from the coding sequence ATGGGTGGACTCCTTGCCCTCGCCTTCGCTGCCGGAATGATCGCCCCGGTCAACCCCTGCGGTTTTGCACTGCTTCCGGCATGGATCACCCACGCGCTGGGCGACGCCGCATCCTCCCCGGCCCCGGTGCGCCTCCTGCGATCGCTGCGGGCAGGCCTCGCCGTGACGATCGGGTTCGCAGGCACGCTGGCGCTGGCGGGTATCGCTGTGAGTGCCGGAGCGCGGAGCCTGATCCAGGCCGCTCCAGCACTGGGGCTCGCCGTCGGCGTCGTGCTCGTCCTGTTCGGCGCGGCGATGCTGGCCGGTCGCTCGTTCTCGCTCCGGCTGCCCGGCATCCCCAGCCGGGTCACGGCGCGTCCGCCGAGCACCGCACGCATGGTCGTCTTCGGGGTCGGCTACGCCGCGGCGTCGCTGTCGTGCACCTTCGGAGTGTTCCTCGCCGTCGTCGCGCAGGCGCAGGCCACAGCCAGCTTCGCCGGCCTGCTCCTCGTCTTCGCCGTCTACGCCGCGGGATCCGCGAGCGTCCTGCTGCTCGTCGCCGTCACCGCTGCCGCTGCCGGTACGGCGCTCTCGCGACGCATTGCCTCACTGGCACGCTATGGCCCCAGGGTCACCGCCGCCGTGCTCATCCTCACCGGGGCCTACCTGGCCTGGTACTGGTACCCGGCCGTCACCGGTGACGCTTCAGCGTTCGGCCGCACCAATGCCGTCGCCGCGGTCGCAACTTCGGTGTCTGACTGGGTCCAGGGGCACGTCGGCGTCGTGACCGGAGTGTCCGTCGCGGCCGTGTTCGTCGCGCTGCTGCTCGGAACCCTCGCCGGACGCCGTCCTATGTCCATCTGGAAGGCCAAGGGAGACTGCTGCGACGCCGAGCAAGCGCACTCTGCCGACGACCGGCCGAGCGCGACGACGGAGTGA
- a CDS encoding TlpA family protein disulfide reductase yields the protein MTTPLTRRAALSFAGLMVAGPLVLTACGKSDDAAPTADVGSPAAVTSIDGRQVSLPAAGKPTAVFFFSVGCGECVGGVRSLGEAAASAEANGTGAGFLAVDMDPRETKETIEGFMKYVEAERVPAAIDQGATLSQRFDVAALSTLIIVDSDGRVTFRATDPDAETIIGELEKAGA from the coding sequence ATGACCACCCCCCTCACCCGCCGCGCGGCGCTCTCGTTCGCAGGCCTCATGGTCGCAGGACCGCTGGTCCTGACCGCCTGCGGCAAATCTGACGACGCCGCGCCCACAGCCGATGTCGGCTCGCCCGCGGCCGTGACCAGCATCGACGGCAGGCAGGTCAGCCTGCCCGCCGCGGGGAAGCCCACCGCGGTGTTCTTCTTCTCTGTCGGCTGCGGCGAATGCGTCGGCGGGGTCCGATCCCTCGGCGAGGCCGCCGCCAGCGCGGAAGCGAACGGCACCGGTGCCGGATTCCTCGCCGTCGACATGGATCCGCGCGAAACCAAGGAGACTATCGAAGGCTTCATGAAATACGTCGAGGCTGAACGCGTCCCCGCCGCCATCGACCAGGGCGCAACCCTGTCCCAGCGATTCGACGTCGCCGCGCTATCCACGCTCATCATCGTCGATTCCGACGGCCGGGTGACTTTCCGCGCCACCGACCCCGACGCTGAGACGATCATCGGCGAGCTCGAAAAGGCCGGGGCCTGA
- the merB gene encoding organomercurial lyase MerB, which yields MSDLSTQLPDRLNRPEETGLDPGLLVPLLRLLVDGDPVTIEQLATAAGRTPEQVCNGLAAVPDTEYDDQGRIVGQGLTLRPTPHRFAVADQELYTWCALDTLIFPGLLDRAARVESVSPASGERIVVAVNVDPATGVTRVEPSSAVVSLVNPEQITSIRSSFCDQVHYFTSADDAAGWLAEHPGAQAVPVIEAHRIGIELASHLLDRLRADAQTADCCHRCC from the coding sequence ATGTCCGACCTCAGCACGCAACTGCCCGATCGGCTCAACAGGCCCGAGGAGACCGGCCTCGACCCCGGCCTGCTGGTCCCGCTGCTGCGGCTGCTCGTCGACGGCGACCCCGTCACGATCGAGCAGCTCGCCACCGCCGCCGGCCGCACCCCTGAGCAGGTCTGCAACGGACTGGCCGCCGTGCCCGACACTGAGTACGACGACCAGGGCCGCATCGTCGGCCAGGGCCTCACCCTGCGCCCGACCCCGCACCGATTCGCCGTGGCCGATCAGGAGCTCTACACCTGGTGCGCCTTGGACACCCTGATCTTCCCTGGCCTCCTCGACCGGGCGGCCCGCGTGGAGTCTGTCTCCCCGGCCAGCGGCGAGAGGATCGTCGTCGCCGTCAACGTCGACCCTGCCACCGGCGTCACCCGCGTCGAACCCTCGAGCGCCGTCGTGTCCCTGGTGAACCCGGAGCAGATCACCTCGATCCGCTCCTCGTTCTGCGACCAGGTGCACTACTTTACATCTGCAGACGACGCCGCCGGATGGCTCGCTGAGCACCCAGGGGCTCAAGCGGTGCCGGTGATCGAAGCCCATCGGATCGGCATCGAACTCGCTTCCCACCTGCTCGACCGGCTCCGGGCCGACGCCCAGACTGCCGACTGCTGCCACCGCTGCTGCTAG
- the merA gene encoding mercury(II) reductase, with translation MPTKYDLAIIGSGGGAFAAAIRATTLGKSVAMIERGTFGGTCVNTGCVPSKALIAAADARHVAVDASQRFPGIATAAGPVDMPTLIGGKQDLVEGLRGEKYVDVAESYGWHVRQGEAAFAGTPEAPVLEVRSAEGAVETIEAAQYLVATGSHPWAPPIDGLEEAGYLTSTTAMELTEVPESLLVLGGGYVALEQAQLFARLGSNVTLLVRSRLASKEEPEVSKALAEVFADEGIRVVRRAVPTSVARSADGKVIVAADVSGGSQEFRADQLLVALGRRPVTDALNPEAVEVKTGESGQIVVSDQLQSSNPRIWAAGDVTGHPEFVYVAAHHGTLVAENAFADAERSVDYARLPRVTFTGPAIGAVGMTEKQVLDAGIRCDCRVLPLEYVPRALVNRDTRGFIKMVADADTGEILGLTAVAKDAGELAAAGVHVLGKSVAEVADAWAPYLTMAEGIRIAAKAFTADVSKLSCCA, from the coding sequence ATGCCTACCAAGTACGACCTCGCCATCATCGGATCCGGAGGCGGCGCGTTCGCCGCCGCCATCCGCGCGACCACGCTCGGCAAGTCGGTGGCGATGATCGAGCGCGGGACCTTCGGCGGCACGTGCGTGAACACCGGCTGCGTGCCGTCGAAGGCGCTCATCGCCGCCGCTGATGCCCGGCATGTTGCCGTAGACGCCTCGCAGCGGTTCCCCGGCATCGCCACGGCCGCGGGACCGGTGGACATGCCGACGCTGATTGGCGGGAAGCAGGACCTCGTCGAGGGCTTGCGGGGTGAAAAGTACGTGGACGTCGCCGAGTCGTACGGCTGGCACGTACGGCAGGGCGAAGCCGCGTTCGCCGGCACCCCTGAAGCTCCGGTCCTCGAGGTCAGGTCTGCCGAGGGCGCTGTCGAGACGATCGAGGCCGCCCAGTACCTGGTCGCCACAGGCTCACATCCCTGGGCCCCGCCGATCGACGGGCTGGAGGAGGCCGGGTACCTGACCTCCACGACGGCGATGGAGCTGACCGAGGTCCCCGAGTCGCTGCTGGTGCTCGGCGGCGGATACGTGGCGCTGGAGCAGGCCCAGCTGTTCGCCCGCCTCGGATCGAATGTCACCCTCCTGGTGCGCTCCCGGCTGGCCTCGAAGGAGGAGCCGGAGGTGTCCAAGGCGCTGGCCGAGGTCTTCGCCGACGAGGGCATCCGGGTGGTCCGCCGAGCGGTCCCGACCAGCGTCGCTCGCAGCGCCGACGGGAAGGTCATCGTGGCCGCCGACGTGTCCGGCGGTTCGCAGGAGTTCCGCGCCGACCAGCTCCTGGTCGCGCTCGGCCGCCGGCCCGTGACCGATGCCTTGAACCCTGAGGCGGTGGAGGTCAAGACCGGCGAATCCGGGCAGATCGTGGTCTCCGACCAGCTGCAGTCCTCGAACCCCCGGATCTGGGCCGCCGGCGACGTGACCGGGCACCCCGAATTCGTCTACGTCGCCGCCCACCACGGCACTCTGGTCGCCGAGAACGCCTTCGCCGACGCCGAGAGGTCGGTGGACTATGCCCGGTTGCCGCGTGTGACGTTCACCGGGCCTGCCATCGGCGCGGTCGGCATGACCGAGAAGCAGGTCCTCGACGCAGGCATCCGCTGCGACTGCCGGGTGCTGCCGCTGGAGTACGTGCCCCGCGCGCTGGTGAACCGGGACACCCGCGGGTTCATCAAGATGGTCGCCGACGCGGACACCGGAGAGATCCTCGGCCTCACCGCCGTTGCCAAGGACGCCGGAGAGCTCGCCGCTGCCGGAGTCCACGTGCTTGGCAAGAGCGTCGCGGAGGTCGCCGACGCCTGGGCCCCGTACCTGACCATGGCCGAGGGCATCCGGATCGCCGCCAAGGCCTTCACCGCCGACGTCTCGAAGCTGTCCTGCTGCGCCTGA
- a CDS encoding heavy metal-responsive transcriptional regulator — translation MRIGEFAEAAGTTAKTLRFYEEQGLLPPPDRTSSGYRDYPPDAIARVDFVHRGQAAGLTLAQIRQIVDIRDAGHAPCAHVRDLLDARLRDIEQQIAQLTALRDTIANLRDDAAHPEPETCSADQVCRYV, via the coding sequence ATGAGGATCGGGGAATTCGCCGAGGCGGCCGGCACCACGGCGAAGACGCTGAGGTTCTACGAAGAGCAGGGGCTGCTCCCCCCGCCCGACAGGACGTCGTCGGGGTACCGCGACTACCCGCCGGACGCAATCGCGCGCGTCGACTTCGTCCACCGCGGCCAGGCTGCCGGCCTCACGCTCGCCCAGATCCGCCAGATTGTGGACATCCGCGACGCCGGCCACGCCCCGTGCGCCCACGTCCGAGACCTGCTCGACGCGCGCCTGCGCGACATCGAGCAGCAGATCGCCCAGCTCACCGCCTTGCGCGACACCATCGCCAACCTCCGGGACGACGCGGCGCACCCCGAGCCCGAGACCTGCAGCGCGGACCAGGTCTGCCGGTACGTATAG
- the mutM gene encoding bifunctional DNA-formamidopyrimidine glycosylase/DNA-(apurinic or apyrimidinic site) lyase, translated as MPELPEVEVVRRGLDDHVRDRTIASATILHPRAARRHVGGPGDLAVRLVGAMITGTARRGKYLWLVLDGEDALLAHLGMSGQMLIASPEAAVATHERARFTFTDGGHDLRFEDQRTFGHLMYDEGGAVLPSPIAHIARDPFDPLFDQAAAVARIKTRRTGIKRVLLDQRVVSGIGNIYADEALWAAKVHGETAASSLSKPRISALIDAAREVMDAALVQGGTSFDSLYVDVAGSSGYFARRLNAYGRAGRPCRRCGTPIVREKLMNGSSYSCPLCQRKR; from the coding sequence GTGCCTGAACTTCCTGAGGTCGAGGTCGTGCGCCGTGGACTCGACGATCATGTCCGTGACCGTACGATCGCCTCGGCCACTATTCTGCATCCGCGTGCGGCCCGCCGTCATGTGGGCGGTCCGGGGGATCTGGCAGTGCGGTTGGTCGGTGCGATGATCACCGGGACTGCGCGACGCGGTAAGTACTTGTGGCTGGTCCTGGACGGCGAGGACGCGCTGCTCGCGCATCTGGGGATGAGCGGGCAGATGCTCATCGCCTCGCCGGAGGCGGCAGTCGCTACTCACGAGCGGGCTCGGTTCACCTTCACCGACGGCGGCCATGATCTGCGGTTCGAAGACCAGCGCACGTTCGGGCATCTGATGTACGACGAGGGCGGTGCGGTGCTGCCTTCGCCGATTGCCCACATCGCGCGGGATCCGTTCGATCCGCTGTTCGACCAGGCGGCAGCGGTCGCGCGGATCAAGACCAGGCGCACCGGGATCAAGCGCGTGCTGCTGGATCAGAGGGTGGTGTCCGGTATCGGGAACATCTACGCCGACGAGGCGCTCTGGGCTGCCAAGGTGCACGGGGAGACGGCGGCATCGTCGTTGAGCAAGCCAAGGATCTCTGCGCTGATCGATGCCGCGCGGGAGGTCATGGATGCAGCGCTCGTTCAGGGCGGAACGTCGTTCGATTCCCTCTATGTCGACGTGGCCGGCAGCAGCGGGTATTTTGCCCGCAGGCTGAATGCCTACGGTCGTGCCGGCCGGCCCTGCAGGCGCTGCGGGACGCCGATCGTGCGGGAGAAGTTGATGAACGGGTCGAGCTATTCTTGCCCGCTCTGCCAGCGGAAACGCTAG